CGATTGCAGAGACAGGAAACTGAAAGCTATTCCCAGttatttctctctcatctcatctctgtgCAGAGCTATGAGTTGCatgcctgcttgtgtgtgtgtgtgtgtgtgtgtgtgtgtgtgtgtgtgtgtgtgtgtgtgtgtgtgtgtgagtgaagtgaCTTGAGGGATTTCTCCGTCCACCCAGATCTGtgcttcttcttgtctttcatttcctctgtggctcCCGCTTCCCCATCCTATGTGAGTGTAtgcgtgtatttgtgtgtgtgtgtgtgtgcgtgtgtgtattctCGGTGTGCACACGGAGCTGGGTTGAGACGCGAGATTAATCACAGCCGATGGCTGCTATGAAATCTCATTACACTCATCATTTGTACCAGTCTGCCCGATTCGCCTCTGCTCTCCCCCGGCAAGCCTCTCCTTTTCACGGCTCagcctctgtgctctctgtttATCTGCATCTAGCTGGTGCGCTCTCATATATTCAAGTGTACTTGATGATGCGTGCTGCTGTAGAGAGGGACAAAGCATCTGGAGAGGAGGCATGTTCCTGCtgaataaatgcaaatgaatcaaGTCTGATAATGGAATCATACTCACTGGCTGGAGCAAACTGGATGCAGTTAGCTTCATTTGCAACTGCACTGAGCTTTATTTGTTATGTAAGTACACACATTCAACATAAGTACCCGCCAGTCTCTAAACAGCATTTGCACGTGAGCTCGGGAAGAGTAGTCTCCATCTGtcaacaaactgtgtgtgctcgtgtgcacatgtgctttCATGCAGCACAATAAAAGCAGCACCTGGATGTGCAGTTTAATCTGCCTCTGTGAAGCAAGGCCGCCAGTGTCTGTTGAACCTGCGTAGGAGTGGTGTTGATATAAGTTTGAGGAAATTTTCAAGGAGGCAAAGTTTTCGTGTGACAGTGCTGGACCGCTTCATGGCTGTTTTGAGGGATTAAATCACAGGGACACCATCCCTGTTATTTGACGTAATAAGttgtaatgaaaaacaacacaacagcgGCACCTTCTGAGCCCTCAACACCACCATAGAGTTGACTCCTCCTCGGCACTGCGTCAACAGAAAGTGAACATTATAAAGTTACCTTTTATTACAGTGCTCTCGTTATTAAAttccacagctgctgctttcaggtgATAACCGCTGCTGCCTGTCTGGAGTTTGAGCTTATACTCGTCATATGGAGTCTCATGAAAGTGCTGAAAATGCTAATGCAGAGTTTCTGCGTCGTACCTGGCACAGAATTTCCCTCCTCGACGGCAGGCGATGAGGAAGACGGAGATGAAGATCAGCGTTCCTACCAGTAAGATGGAGAGGATCACCAGGAGGAGCACATAGCCATCTTGCTGCTCCTTGGCCTCGAATGGGATCTCCtgaaatagatagatagatagatagatagatagatagatagatagatagatagatagatagatagatagatagatagataggcaGGCAATCGTACTTCAATACCAGTCAGATCTATGAGTGGGCAGTGAGGGTAAGTAAAGCAGATATAACGGGCAGAGGTAGGTGTCTTCCTGTGCTGAATTTGGATGTTAAGTGTGCTACTTTAAAAGGGAAAGAACAAGTAAAGCAAAAAGCTTCCCACATAAACATGGACGTACTGAAACTATTCGCTGATCTGAGCTGAGGGATACGGGTAGAAACGTGTCTACTCTGCACTCCGAGTCAAACTTTTCTTTTGGACAAGCCTCAGATTTGTCTTAAAATAGGGCCGATGCATTTCAGTTCAGGTCCAGAAGTCACGTTTCTGTAATAAGAGACAGAGACGTACTGAAATGCTGTCTGACACATCAGCTGCAGCCCAGATTTGACTTCCTTACTGTGCAGCTGTCTTACCTTCCCTGTAACACCAAGCAGCTTACACGATTGATTTATCCCCACTGGCTGGTTGGCCTAAATAAAGTGAATCTATAAATGCAACAGTacaattaatcaataaatgCCAGGGCTATTAACCTGTCTGCAGTGTACCTTAGCTATGGGAAAGCTCTCACAGGCAGGCCTGCAGCTGAGATAATGAACCACACGAGGAGCCTCGGTACAGACCCCACAGTGCCTCAAATCCTTTAGACAAGTTTGTTTAGTAAGGATAAACACTTTTCACCAAAGGGGGACAAGACATCTTGaaatctctccctcttcattGATTCGGTGAACTTGATTTAATCCATCATATAAGCTTGCACAAAAAGCAGACGGAAAGTTATAAGTGACaataaagctgctgtctgtctgtctgtctgtctgtctgtctgtctgtcgctgCACATGAGAAAATTATTGTTGATATCACTCTGTATGTTGCATTGTGCATTAATCTCtacattttcatcactttgaaTCCACAATTATTCCTTTAAACAAATAGCAGTTCGGTGTTggcagctagctgttagctggGGATCCCATTCTACTGTGGAAAACCAAACTTGATTTATCAGGAAATGGAtgaaaaaaggaataaaatggTCTTATCACTTCAGAGagcaccaaagaaaaaaaaacttgaataATTGAATTCTCTGCTGCCATCTCAGAAATgatttttaatcacatttaccaggattcatgttttcatttacaaatttatttttcttgatcCCACTTAGATTACTTTATTATTAATCGCCCGATTTCTagatttatttcagatttttcttagtgtttttttccatctcaaCATGAGTAGGTTTTTGCTTATTTGTGTCGTTTAATAGCAAAAATGTGTTTCCCCAGCACGTTCCTTCATGCCCATGTAGGCTACTGACAGGGACTGATATGATTCAAATAAAATGATGGATGGCAACATGAGTGGGCGAGCAGAGAACAACAGCAGGCCTTGTTTTACAGAACAAATGATGATCTTCTAGGTGGCGTGTTAAGCTGAACTCTACCCTGGGGGAAGCAGAACGGACAGCAAGTGTTAATGAGCGCTACGCTCTGACGTCACATTGTAATTTCCCTGCGAGGGGAAATTAAAGCTGAGATTAGATCAGAGATTTAATTATTTCAGGTCCAGGTCAGGATGTTCTCTATTAGCCAGTCAATCGGCCAGAAGAGAATATGAAGGAAAGTATGGTTCTGGTGGAAGCACAcgtgcgcatacacacacacacacacacacacacacacacacacacacacacacacacacacacacacaggaagtttgAGAATAAGCCAGTGGCGAAAGACAGACTTACTGTGGAGTTTTCTGGTAGGATGTTCCAGACGGTAGACTCATTGCTCATGGTCCAGGCCAACTAGAGAGTCCCCCTGAGacacaacacatgaacacacatggatacacacacacacacacacacacacacacacacacacacacacaggaaatgactgtTACTGGAGCTGTTCATCAAAATGCAAAGTCAAAGGtacattttaaatgagttaCTTCATCCATACTTGTTGTGCAAACATAAAAGAAAACTTCCCTGAACTACAATAAAGACTGTCCTGTTTTTCATTACtgatgtctgacagcagcaaataAACATGTACTTCGCACAATATAATGTGATGGAAGATGCTCATTGTAGCAGAAAGATCTTGTTGCATCTCAAACGGCCTTAAATGACTGCGAGACTAAGCagaaaccagtgtgtgtgtgtgtgtgtgtgtgtgtgtctgtgtgcgtgtgcgggCGCGCGCGCGCGGCGTGTGCTTGTACGCATGCGTCCAATCCTACAGAAGATGCAAATGCTAGCATCTCGGCCGTAAAAATCATCACCCATAATTCCATATCAGCCTGAAGACTCTCGATCtacctcccacacacacacacacacacacacacacacacacacacacacacacacacacacacagaagaagcaCCAGCTCTTACTAAGCACTGGCTCCAGCAGCTGAGTTCCACTACCGCCGCTGCTATGCGTTTGCTCTTACAGATCATAGCCATTAATACTGCTCCTGCTGCACCAAACGcccacgcacacgcacgcacgctctCTCCCTGGATAGATCTACTCACCCAGCAGGGTAGAAGCAACATACCAGCAGCACTCAGCAGTTCGCTGCTCGCCTGCCAGTCACTGCAGCACTCAACTTCAGCACCACAACCTGTATGCTactgctgagctctgagctgCCAGCCTGTCTAACTCCCTGCATCTACCGTCCAGGCATGAAAACTGTTACGGGAAACACACTTCAGGCTGTGACCAGAATGCTTTCCTTTTTTGCAGTACTGTACCACATCCTGCTTTCTGCCAGCCTAGTGTCTTACCCTGATGGAGGGCAGTGCGCAGCAGCGAGCtcttggatgtgtgtgtgcgcggcgtgtgtgtgtgtcaggctgtggctcaggagtctcctcctcagctcccttGCTGCATCCTCAGCCACCTCAGCCCGAGCAGCGGTGTTCCCCCCTCAGGGTTGGCCCACTGGCCTCGGAGCAACAGGGCGGCAGTGCTGCATGGCTGACAACAAACGCACAGCAGAAGGACTGGTTAATTattcagctgctgtggagaagtTTTCGATGATAGAAGCGTTCAACAAATGCAccgattcattttttttaaaagtgtatTTCTGAACTGTTTTTGCACACCAAACACCAGAACGTGATCTTGGAGGAATTCTTGCAACATTAATAAACACCTCATCCGATTCATTAAATGCAATAATACAGTTTTCAGGAGAAACAACCATGTTTATAAAGTCACCTATAAAAATCCATTTAGCCTGCTACTTTATGGAGAATTGCTCACTTCTGTGGTGTTGCAAACCCTGAAAATTTCTCTATTTGCAGGCTGTCTGAGTGGATGGTGATATGGGTGTCCTGGGGATTGCATATCCCGTCATGCTTAACAAAATTTCGGTCTATACCAGCTGCATTACTGGTGTCGTTTTAGCCTGGAGGAGTCTTATATTTCGGCCCATAATTACCACATTACCTGCCCAGAATAAAACAACTGCAATGGTTACTTCTAGTAACCTGTTTAAAATGAGAAACAGCTGCACCAAAGAAAGCATCCCGTTTGTTATTGCTCGGTACTGCAAAATTATTTCCCCGGATCAAAATAATGAGCTTCGATCGTCTCTGGCTCCGGCAGCTGTTTCCCTCGCGGAGCTGCTAAAATCTTTTGCAAGACAGCAAAATCGCATCGCATTACGTGATGAAATGCAGACGGTAGTTAAGTTTAAAAATGGACGAAAACCAGCCACGCTCCGACGTTAATAAATATGCCATCTTGCTATTTCACAGGCGCCTATGATTTCCATCAGCCCGGCGGAGAAGGTAGCTCACGATTTCAATTGGCTGCGCAAGCGGACGAGCGGGCATGCAGCGAGGGTAACACTCACCTACTCAACTGGCCTGGTCCATGCAGGGGTGGAGGGGCACGTTCGGCACCGCGAAACTCTTCCGTGAGCACTTTAATGTGGATTTTAAAGCTAAAAGTATTTATGAATGAAACCCCACTGTTTAAGACACGCCCACCACCCTGTGAGAGGCGCACCACGTGACGCAAGGAGTGAGGTAAAGGCAGTGATTGAAGGCGTTCTCAAAATTAGcctcagtcagacacacagccaGAGAGTCTCAATGGATGTCAAATAGAAGACTTCCCTCTTCTCACACGTGTTTGCCACTGTGAGGCGtcctctctttgctctttaCTTATTTTACATTAGTTATATGCAGGTGTGTGGAAATGGTGAAGCAGTGCAGGCTCGGAAGTCTGTtagcatgtctgtctgtgcggGGTCTTTAACGCCATACAGGTGGTACACACAGAGTAAGATCAACAAACACTTGGTCCCAGATCAGCCCACTGAGTCTCCATCTGTTGTAGCCTATGACACGTGATTTTGGCGCCATCTAATGGTGGTGTATGCTCAGTAGCATCGTTCACAAAAAGGGTAAATGAGGCGTGAATAAACGTTTTTGTCGTATGGTATACTTTTGCATAAATGTTCCATATACGTATTCCTATGTAAACCCTGTATGAACAAAACCGAAAGGCATTTCCGTCTCAGTTGCTCAAACAGACACCGTCTACCCGTGTGTGAAGCTTTGTTTCTATGACCAAAAGGTTATAATACTTGTGTTTCAAACCACATGATATATGGCCGCCTAAACTCACAATTTACCCACAATAATCAACCTCAATCATACCAGTCCATGTACTAGCCGCGCGGCTCTTTTTTGAAAAGACTACAGTACCCTGCATCCTTTGCACCGCCGTAAAGCCTTGTGGGTAGGTTACCAACGTCCTTGTCCTACCAAGCGCACACCGACTGCCTTCACGCAAGGGCTTGAGGATCTCTGTCATTCACTTGTACTTGAATTAAACCAGATTTTCAGACATGATGGCAGCCAGATTTCTTCGCCGTGCTCTCCCTGTGCTGAGGCAAGCTCGCTCCTACGCCGATGCCGCCGCCTCCGGCCCGCAGATGTCCTTCACTTTCGCCTCCCCGACACAggtagctagctaacgttaacgttatTGGCGAGGCTTTTCGGGCCCAGCTAGCTGTACGGCTAACTTAGTTTCATGTCGAAATGCACCGTCACAGTGTGCATAAACGCCTGTCTCTGGGGTTATTTAGCAGTTCTGTGCTGATACATGTGTTTGCTAACATTGCTTCACGTAGTTTTGTAACGTATGCAAGTCAGAAACAGCGGTTGAGCTTGTACCGTCAGTAAAgtgtttagcttagcttgttAACCTAGCTGTCATTCACTGTCTTTGAGCAGCGGTGTGGCAAAGTGTAACGTTACTTTACGCAGCGGTACCACTCAAGCAGTGCTATTTTCTAGTTCAGTGACCTAAAAGTTTTAATGACATGTTGCCAAATGTATGTTGTTAGCATAAGGTTAGCATCATGTAGCTCAGCAGGTGTGATGAACGCAGAGCTCGCTAACCTTGAGGGTCGTGTCAGTGGTTACATTTCGTCCTATAAACGTGTTTTAATAAATTCAGTcctctgtttcacacagtggTGCATGTGTAACTTGCACTGCTGTAGAACTGATGTATTTGATGCACTGAAATATagtaacaacacaaacatatgcatctgattctgattctgattctgatcatgTAGCATAAAAAGTAAACTCAACGGCGACAGACGATATTATATAGAAATGGTGCATCTCCATTTGTCTTCAGTCACCGTTGCAGAGAAGTACGTTAGTCAGTGAATGCATCTccatcctctgtctcctctctccaggtGTTTTTCAAGGAGGCCAGTGTGAAACAGGTCGATGTGCCCACGCTTACTGGTGCGTTCGGTATCCTTCCTGCCCACGTACCCACCCTGCAGGTGCTCAGGCCCGGTGTTGTCACAGTCTTCAGTGATGATGGCTCCTCTGTTAAATACTTTGGTAAGATTTTGCTTCACAAAAGCAGATGTGAATGACCTTGGGCCTCAAagtcattttcctgctgttcaAAAACATGATGAATTCGTGAGTGTATGTATTGATTCCACCAAACAGTGGCATCTCTGTTTTGGCAAAGAAAATAGCCAAAAATGCTTTGTTACACGTTATTAAACAGTAAACTAAAATAATCAGATCACCATCTATTGTAAGGTGTTCAAATATTGATATGTGCTCTGATTGTTAAAGATATTAGTGGTGTCTTTGAAGCCTAGAGAAGCTGGTGTACATCTTATGCAACAGTTTTCTCCCCAAGATTGTGGCTGTCAACGTGAATCCCATGCCCAGGTGtcatgctgcagctgttcatATGAATGAAAGAAACCCTCCGTGTGGAAATTCACTGTGAAACAGAAGCAAGCCTGAGAGTGAAGCAGCAGAATGTCCTGGAAATATAATCCACTggctgtaaaacacactgatcATGGCTGAATGTTGGCATGTgtagttactgtgtgtgtttgtgtttgtgcgcgcAGTGAGCAGTGGGTCAATAACAGTCAACGCTGATTCTTCAGTGCAACTGTTGGCTGAGGAGGCTGTTCCGTTGGACCAGCTGGACGTTGCTGTGAGTATAAATGTCAACCTCCCTTCACTCACATACATACTGGAGCGGCATCTGCACTAATGCTGGGCATTACGGCCATAAATACTGCAAGAATCTGTCAGTCAGAATCTGTCACAATCTTTCTTCCTAATGGTGTAGTGTAATAtgaaaaaccacaaactgtgttttttttaatgactatTGTAATGATAATTATCTAACATTATGTGGAAATGCTTAGTTTTTCTATCAAATAGCATCATATTTTCTTGGGACGACCTCCCGAACCACATTCATTATGCTCTTTGCATTGTTTAAGCATGAGACGGAATAGCTTGGGTTATTCCGAGCAGGTGACTATAATTACATGCTGCACCATTAACAAAACGATCTCAATGAAAAAGCACCAGTCGCTGGTGTGTGGTTCAGTTTGAAATCAATACAGAAAAGAAggcgaggaaaaaaaaatatgaacaatggCAAAATTAATGCAACTCAATAAGAATTAACACCTTCTTGACACAGTGTCAACATGCACTGTTTGACCAAAGTGGTGTTTAATGTAGGTTTAATTGATTGGATTTTATCATAATTGCTTTCAACAACCCTACTTTTGCTGACACACCAATATACATATCGATCTCCTTATTATAATCTGTGCAATGAGTTACGATGATCTAATAGTACATATTTTAACGAGGTACCTATCAATGCGAGGGATCCATATTTGTGGCATTTAATGAGCCCTTTGAACTTGAGGACGCAGATTCAgaacatcacaacacaaacaggtcTTGTGTTAGTTTTTTATCAAGAAGTTTTATGAACTGTGTGTTCACTCTGCAAGTaacattatcagtgtgtgttcaaaagaatgttattttaaagctttttttggGAAACCCAGTTGGATGCTTTATTTCCTTTGGTCCATTCCAGTAGCTCTGAACTTTGATTTCACTGTGGAAGTGGGCAAGCAAAAAATGAATTTCTCCTTTGATGTTGAGCGTGTGTCATGTTTACACCTGCGGGGTTCGTTGTCAATCTCTTCAAAATGTTACTCAGTCTATTCCCTTCGTGAAGTACGATTCTGTCAAACTGTGCAGAGAGGGGAAGTTTGGAAACATCAGCTCTGAATGGCCCTCGTTctctcacactgacacatatGGTCAcattgttgcatgttttttgttgtttctgcagtGAGACCTCCACTTTGCCacaaagcagaaagaaagataaTATTCATGTTCCTAATTGTTGCGCCCTTGTTTCTTGTTTTGCCGTCAGTTACGGTCAGAGCCGAGGGCGAGGCCGAGCCAGACCAGAGAGCGTTTGGCTAAAACAGATCAGTGATGCTGTTTGGCCCTTATCGTGCTCCGAGAAGTTTGCTGGAAGTGATGTAATGTAGCGGTGCATTTTATGGGAAGTGGACACTGCATCAGGCTCCATTTCAGAAAATTTCCTTTTAAATGCTGCAGTGCTTGTCAGCGACCAGTCATATTGTAACTTAAGAGGTAATTTGGCATTTAGCTTTCGTGAAGACTCAACTCCTGACATGTGCTCCTGGTGATCTTCAGCACTGCTGTGGAAGAAGGAAATAACAGGAGTTCTGGGGGGGTTCTGCGTGgatcactgaaataaaataagataaactGTGGGAAGTCTTGTAAAATGTGACTCCTTTAACTGCTTGTTTGGGTCCAAATGCTCTTTAATATTGTATTTGTGACCGCAGTCATCCCTGGGGAAACTGCTCAGTGTTGACAAATTATGTCTTCATAATGTCAGTCTAGTGTGAGTTAGTCAATCCTTTATGGatctttttatattttaatgagaTTTGTGTGATGGGAGTCCATATCCGGGTTGTTGAATCGTGCATAATGACTGATCTTTGACAGCAGAGACTATTCTTTGAACCCATGCTAGACCCCCCCCCCTCTCATTTTGATCCTCAGTGCTGATGAACACCTTCCAGCTGATGATTATCCATCGGATCAGTGTTGCAGTTGGACTTGAACGTTGAGTCTTTGTTTAAATGTCAGTCTTGTTAATGCTAGGCTGCGTTATTACGCGCTCGCCGCGGAGGTGTCTGTCTTTGACCTTGGGCAGTGCCAGTGTCACTGTCAAGTTGACTTCATAGCAGTAAAtgagttatttttttcctcattgtcctccactctgcagtgaaaatgcacATGGGCCCACGCTGTTAATAAGGAGGGAAAGGTCAGTCACTGTTGAGTTATAGCAGATGTGTCAAATCCCTACTGGGAGACCTTTAACTTCCAGCTATGTTTGGCATTTCTCGTGTCTAATCACTACTGTGACAAATGGAGCTTTCAGAGCAAAGAGGCAGTGGGGATTTTCTCATCACGTCTTACTCCCCACTTTTGACTCGCTGCTCCGTCTTGCTATTCAGACATCTACATCACAGTGAGCCTCAAATGGTTTTTAGGATGAGTAAAGCTTTGCAGGGTCTCTTCTTCCTGTGATTTTTCTGAACAACAGGCTAATCAGCTTGACAAAGCGTGTTTTTGTAAGACTGGTAACAGATGACGAGGGTGCGTTTGATGTTGCatcaaaacaaaatctgaattGTGGGTTTTATCATTTGCTTTCCTGTTCTGGTCTCTCATTGTGACATGCTCCATTTTCCCGTCTGTTTCTAGGCTGCCAAGGCCAACCTGGAGAAGGCCCAGTCTGAATTGGCCGGTGCATCTGACGAGGCGGCGAGGGCAGCGGTTCAGATCAGCATAGAGGCCAACGAGGCCATCGTCAAGGCTCTGGAGTAGACCTGTGGTACGAGATCAGCCTCTGCACCGTGATCTGATTACTAGAGAGACGGCCTGCCATTAGTTTAATCCAACAGGACAACGACGCAGATCTATTTAGCCGTTAATacaattgaaaatgaaaatattgacaTTAGAGAGcactttcattgtgttttgaatTGTGTTCTCAAACTGagactttttttcctccctctaggtaatcttttctgtgtctttgatGGAATTCAATGGTCCATCTGTCTTTCCAGCTCAGTCACGTCAGTGTCCAGAAGATTCCATTCTTGCTTTGTACAGTGgataaaattcaaaataaatttaTTTGGAATTACCCGGTGGTGGAGTTTGTGGCATTTTCTTTAAATCCGGCCCTCTCCTGCTACTTAACGCTGATTATATGCGGTATTTTCAACTGAGTGTAATTGAGTCCCAGCAGATTTGTATAATTCAGCTACTGTAAACAAAGCAGACCTGTGCACCGCTGTGCCAGTGTGTTTGCTATGCAGTTAGTGTTTCTGCCACTTGGTGGCAGCAGATACCAGCTTGACTTTGCACCAcagcatttgatttgattagttttttttttaattctacttCTTGTCAAACCGCAGTTTCAGGGAAGGAACAGTCATTGCATCTGTCATATAACCACT
The Chaetodon auriga isolate fChaAug3 chromosome 3, fChaAug3.hap1, whole genome shotgun sequence DNA segment above includes these coding regions:
- the atp5f1d gene encoding ATP synthase F(1) complex subunit delta, mitochondrial, with protein sequence MMAARFLRRALPVLRQARSYADAAASGPQMSFTFASPTQVFFKEASVKQVDVPTLTGAFGILPAHVPTLQVLRPGVVTVFSDDGSSVKYFVSSGSITVNADSSVQLLAEEAVPLDQLDVAAAKANLEKAQSELAGASDEAARAAVQISIEANEAIVKALE